In Cetobacterium somerae ATCC BAA-474, the genomic stretch TATTTTTTTCTAAATTGTAATGGTGTGTATAGAAATTTATTTTTAAAATTTAGAGAAAATTTACTAGAATTTGAAAAATTTAATTTAGATGCAATTTCTGTTACAGATAGTTTAGTTTCTATAAGAAGAGTTGATGCATACTCGAGCTTTTTATTTATAATGTACTTAGAGGGGCAAATATTGTAATTTTTTTTAAAAAGTTGAATTAAAATATTTTTATTAAAACCAAATATACTTTGTAGTTGACTTATTGATAAATTAGGATTCTCCAAATTATTATCAATAAATTTTGTTATTTTTAAAATATTACTTTCAGAAAGCACTTTAAAATTTAAACTATTCTTTTCTTCTAAAAGCTCTAAAATTATTTTAGTTAGAAAATTTAAAATAAGAATTTGATTATTTTTTAAAGTGTTTAAGTTTTCAAATAAAAAAGAGGAATTTTTTTCAATTTTCCAAGGTAATTTTTTCATAGAGTAATTAATTTCTTTAATATTAAAGTCTTTAAGAAACTTATCTTTAATGTGTATTGTAAGATAGTTAATATCATTTGTTAAAACTTTGTATTGTCCTAAAGAGATTCCATTAGTTACAAGAGCTTCGTTTTCATTTAAAATAATTGTATCTTTTTTAAAACCAATTTGTCCGAGTTCACAAAATCTAATAGTTAAACCAAAGCTAGAAAATAATGATGGGTTAAACTCTTGAAAAAAATTTTTTTTAATTAAAATAATATCACAATATTTATCAGAATATATTTCATAAAATTCTTTATCAGAAGAAAAATATTCTAGTTTCTCTTGAAACATCTCTTTATTAAAATCATAAACATTAGATATTAAAGATGTATTTTTAACTAAAAAATCAATAACTGAATAAGTATATTTATTAGTTTTTTTAATAGCCTCTATACTTTGAAATGAGTCTAAGGAATAGATAGATCTATTTCGATAGTACTCTAA encodes the following:
- a CDS encoding helix-turn-helix domain-containing protein produces the protein LGSELMNQNIIYKLEDLIKNNNKILFYEYLKILNLYKFFIESVQEFILEDQLEIITFFHEKALNKHFDIFDILNKTESSIFITNKTKEKNFKLALEYYRNRSIYSLDSFQSIEAIKKTNKYTYSVIDFLVKNTSLISNVYDFNKEMFQEKLEYFSSDKEFYEIYSDKYCDIILIKKNFFQEFNPSLFSSFGLTIRFCELGQIGFKKDTIILNENEALVTNGISLGQYKVLTNDINYLTIHIKDKFLKDFNIKEINYSMKKLPWKIEKNSSFLFENLNTLKNNQILILNFLTKIILELLEEKNSLNFKVLSESNILKITKFIDNNLENPNLSISQLQSIFGFNKNILIQLFKKNYNICPSKYIINKKLEYASTLLIETKLSVTEIASKLNFSNSSKFSLNFKNKFLYTPLQFRKKYKELK